In a genomic window of Mercenaria mercenaria strain notata chromosome 19, MADL_Memer_1, whole genome shotgun sequence:
- the LOC123541822 gene encoding uncharacterized protein LOC123541822 — MQQSGIIADCLIEFMRVRYFLSIMFYIRSIVLVVCAAGAIDGKFQWRRYLLDNGPIGYGSGGASPGGDPLHQGGNGIKNMQFQQGQCVTLKSPCRCSMNYAVDIGCLRCNCGQSYYTASTQQLSTSKAWVPSTSKYPTTTAPPVAMSTTITSPKPTTTVTTIDYCDVAKQLCQANCPSGYLVDSADCTYCICKKDALAG, encoded by the exons ATGCAACAAAGCGGAATAATAGCAGATTGTTTGATtgagttcatgagag TGAGGTACTTTCTGTCTATCATGTTCTACATCCGGAGTATAGTATTGGTGGTTTGTGCCGCCGGTG CCATAGACGGAAAATTTCAATGGAGGCGGTATCTTTTGG ATAATGGTCCCATTGGTTACGGGTCGGGCGGAGCGAGCCCCGGCGGCGATCCGCTTCATCAGGGCGGAAATGGCATTAAAAACATGCAGTTCCAACAGGGCCAGTGTGTTACTCTTAAAAGTCCTTGTCGATGTTCTATGAATTATGCCGTTGATATTGGCTGTTTACGTTGTAACTGTGGGCAATCATACTATACAG CTTCAACTCAGCAACTATCAACGAGTAAAGCTTGGGTACCAAGCACTTCGAAATATCCAACAACAACAGCACCACCTGTTGCCATGTCAACCACAATAACCAGTCCAAAACCAACAACAACTGTCACAACGATTGACTACTGTGATGTTGCTAAGCAACTGTGTCAAGCTAACTGCCCGAGTGGTTATCTGGTGGATTCAGCTGACTGCACGTACTGTATTTGTAAGAAAGACGCTCTTGCTGGATAA
- the LOC123542148 gene encoding zinc finger protein 728-like: MEIESGYSDRYFQCEICKRPFMNSNQFKQHMISHTGEHPFECEICKKTYMNQSFLEDHKRTHTGERPFECGICQKTFMVAQSLKRHMRIHSKVNPNKCEICSRSFKSMDYFKIHMLMHINGRPFRCEICGKTFIMRDHINKHKLVHTGERTYKCEVCSRSFMHATVLKRHLRTHTKERPFKCDICKKMFTQSGGLKRHQLVHSNELAYKCEECGKPFRYIDNLKKHLVTHTKERLFECDVCRKSFSLKESLKRHKRIHTGERPYKCEICSKCFIDAGSLNIHKRIHTGYKPYECETCWKCFVDSGSLRKHMRVHTGDRAYKCEICSKSFLYSWALNRHRLVHTGNKPYECETCGKHFTKSGYLKKHMQSHSGEH; encoded by the coding sequence ATGGAGATAGAATCTGGCTACAGCGATCGTTATTTCCAGTGTGAAATATGCAAGAGACCTTTCATGAATTCAAATCAGTTCAAACAACACATGATCAGTCATACTGGAGAACATCCATTCGAGTGTGAAATTTGTAAGAAAACTTACATGAACCAATCATTTTTAGAGGACCACAAACGTACTCATACTGGAGAACGACCTTTTGAATGTGGAATATGTCAGAAAACGTTTATGGTAGCCCAGAGTTTAAAAAGACACATGCGTATTCATTCTAAGGTGAATCCAAACAAATGTGAAATTTGCAGTAGATCTTTCAAGAGTATGGATTATTTTAAGATACATATGTTAATGCATATTAATGGGCGTCCATTTAGATGTGAAATATGTGGAAAGACATTTATTATGAGAGACCatataaacaaacacaaactCGTTCATACAGGTGAACGTACTTACAAATGTGAAGTATGTAGTAGATCTTTCATGCATGCTACCGTTTTAAAAAGACATTTGCGTACTCATACTAAAGAGCGACCGTTTAAATGTGACATATGCAAGAAAATGTTCACTCAGAGTGGTGGTTTGAAAAGACACCAACTTGTTCATTCAAACGAACTAGCTTACAAGTGTGAAGAATGTGGTAAACCGTTCAGATATATTGACAATTTGAAGAAACATCTGGTTACGCATACTAAGGAACGTCTTTTTGAATGTGATGTATGTCGTAAGTCGTTTAGCCTGAAAGAAAGTCTGAAGAGACATAAACGTATCCATACGGGTGAACGCCCATACAAGTGTGAAATTTGCAGTAAATGTTTCATAGATGCTGGATCGTTGAATATTCATAAGCGGATTCACACTGGTTACAAACCATATGAGTGTGAAACATGCTGGAAGTGTTTTGTAGATTCCGGAAGCTTAAGGAAACACATGCGTGTCCATACGGGTGATCGTGCATACAAGTGTGAAATATGTAGTAAATCTTTTCTTTATTCCTGGGCATTAAATAGGCATAGACTTGTTCATACTGGTAACAAACCTTATGAGTGTGAAACATGcggaaaacattttacaaagtcAGGATACCTAAAGAAGCACATGCAAAGTCATTCTGGAGAACATTAA
- the LOC123542301 gene encoding toll-like receptor 4 produces the protein MGYFWIFFIIIHVSAKGRYSCGPDGKCFCYSNGEMDCSRTMLPLSYICEHIGNITKQNISTLHVENNDIRVIGAKDLERCERLSSLFLSGNNISKTSNYSFSYFEILEVLDISHNNLRVYVEDGEQIPVFPTSLTTLKLNGNFEPNMTENEAYPNLQYLNQLTELYIDGLKNTFFPKSYRSIKTLKQLELSGLNGYCNLPLVTNRTFENLIYLRELNLSSCNITRIHAGAFQKLSMLQILDLSKNMQLGFRCMRNVSFSLQFTDIQNLNYSQVYTTFGIGTQVQKRDFCFLWNTTLRELSVNSNRLRLFETNALLLLPKTLNIVHMEDNKFTFTPYLLQLGCMSNLTKLYTNRQNSAHKPSLYFQQPENIVPKFDPDVEDCPFMKEDFLRNISESIAGCTYFEPNKPIDFKKNFPKVPKQLKEVHMSDSTLHYNVTTIFIDPPNNNLEYIDLSGNILYSWTKPVGPFPKLKYLDLSRNYGIQVTPTATKNLGSVENFQLFQNFLGLILSDVEEGSHIFDSMINLKVLNLSSNIINDLAPNVFSNLSKLEMLDLSVNNIDTWTADVNNLHNLNYLNLRFNAIHNLPDYLRTKLEDNMKRHRRRFKIDLRNNTITCKCEDKDFLQWMVRYKSNMVSFRDYIFEDSTGKRISADVFIAKVKRLDKECRSYTLVIVLSSVALATFLAILIGGIVYRNRWKLRYLIRLSKLRHFGYRNITDEAENTDYLYDAFISYADENSQFVSDNLVPYLENHGAKLCVHGRDFMPGRNVIDNILHAIRNSKKTVAIISDDFVKSNWCMYEFNMARMDNIYSRDGSNCLVVVMYENIPARHMSNEMLAWIQLNTYLEYTTNNEGEQLFWQSLCEAIVN, from the coding sequence ATGGgttatttttggatatttttcattatcataCATGTAAGTGCCAAAGGCCGTTACTCATGTGGACCGGATGGAAAATGTTTCTGTTATTCTAACGGGGAAATGGACTGTTCAAGGACAATGCTTCCATTAAGTTATATTTGTGAACATATtggtaatattacaaaacagAACATTTCCACCTTACATGTAGAGAACAATGACATAAGAGTAATTGGGGCAAAAGATCTAGAAAGATGTGAAAGACTCTCCAGTTTGTTCCTATCCGGAAACAATATAAGTAAAACAAGTAACTATTCTTTCAGCTATTTCGAAATTCTTGAAGTCCTTGACATTAGTCACAATAATTTGCGTGTGTACGTTGAAGACGGCGAACAGATTCCTGTTTTTCCAACTTCCTTGACAACACTGAAGCTTAACGGAAACTTTGAGCCCAACATGACCGAAAATGAAGCATATCCGAACCTGCAATACTTGAATCAACTAACAGAGTTGTACATCGATGgtttgaaaaacacattttttccgAAAAGTTATCGTAGCATCAAAACTTTGAAACAGTTGGAATTGTCTGGACTAAATGGATACTGCAACTTGCCTCTTGTCACCAACAGAacctttgaaaatttgatatatttgcgAGAGTTAAATCTGTCTTCATGTAATATTACACGTATACACGCCGGGGCATTTCAGAAACTTTCAATGTTACAAATCTTAGACTTGTCTAAGAACATGCAGCTGGGATTTCGGTGTATGAGAAATGTATCTTTCAGCCTTCAGTTTACAGATATACAAAATCTTAATTATTCGCAAGTGTACACGACGTTTGGGATTGGTACACAAGTTCAGAAAAGAGATTTCTGCTTTCTTTGGAATACAACCTTGCGGGAGCTATCTGTCAACAGTAATCGTCTGAGACTGTTTGAAACAAACGCACTTTTGCTCCTTCCAAAAACACTTAACATAGTCCACATGGAGGATAACAAATTTACATTTACCCCCTATCTTTTGCAGCTAGGTTGCATGTCAAACTTAACCAAGTTGTACACCAATAGACAGAATTCAGCTCACAAACCGAGTTTATATTTTCAGCAGCCAGAAAATATAGTACCTAAGTTTGACCCTGATGTAGAAGACTGCCCTTTTATGAAGGAGGACTTCTTACGTAACATCAGTGAATCTATAGCTGGGTGTACTTATTTCGAGCCAAACAAACCAATAGACTTCAAAAAGAATTTTCCTAAAGTTCCCAAACAATTAAAAGAGGTTCATATGTCCGACAGCACTCTTCATTATAATGTTACTACCATTTTCATCGATCCACCAAACAATAACCTTGAATACATTGATCTTTCAGGGAACATCTTGTATTCGTGGACTAAACCTGTAGGACCGTttccaaaattgaaatatttggatTTGTCCCGCAACTACGGAATACAGGTGACACCCACAGCAACCAAGAATCTTGGGTCAGTTGAAAATTTTCAACTGTTTCAAAATTTCCTTGGATTGATATTATCAGACGTCGAGGAAGGCTCTCATATATTTGACAGCATGATTAACCTTAAAGTACTGAATCTTTCATCTAATATCATAAATGACCTAGCACCAAATGTCTTTTCTAATCTCTCTAAGCTTGAGATGTTAGATCTTAGTGTAAATAATATCGACACATGGACTGCCGATGTCAATAACTTGCACAATCTGAACTACTTAAATTTGAGATTCAATGCCATTCACAACCTTCCCGACTATCTTAGAACGAAGTTGGAAGATAATATGAAACGGCACAGGAGAAGATTTAAAATTGACCTGAGAAACAACACGATAACTTGCAAGTGTGAAGACAAAGATTTCTTGCAGTGGATGGTTAGATACAAAAGTAACATGGTAAGCTTTCGAGACTACATTTTTGAAGACAGCACGGGGAAAAGAATATCAGCAGACGTTTTCATAGCAAAGGTCAAAAGACTTGATAAAGAATGCCGATCATATACTCTGGTGATAGTTCTCAGTTCTGTTGCCCTGGCAACTTTTCTTGCGATTTTGATTGGTGGGATTGTCTACCGAAACCGTTGGAAACTTCGGTATCTAATACGACTGTCTAAACTACGACATTTTGGATACAGAAACATTACAGATGAAGCTGAAAATACTGATTACTTATATGATGCATTTATATCATATGCCGACGAGAATTCCCAGTTTGTATCAGATAATCTTGTTCCATATCTTGAAAACCATGGTGCAAAGCTATGTGTACATGGTAGAGATTTCATGCCTGGAAGGAACGTTATTGACAATATTCTACATGCTATAAGGAACAGTAAGAAAACAGTTGCAATCATTTCAGATGACTTCGTGAAAAGTAACTGGTGCATGTACGAATTCAACATGGCGAGAATGGACAATATTTACTCACGTGACGGATCAAATTGTCTGGTGGTGGTGATGTATGAAAACATTCCAGCCAGGCATATGTCAAATGAAATGTTAGCATGGATTCAGTTAAACACTTATCTGGAATACACAACGAATAATGAAGGGGAGCAGCTTTTCTGGCAAAGTCTTTGTGAGGCAATTGTTAATTGA